The genomic interval TACGACGAGGCCGTCGTACTCGCGGCGTCCATGTGACGGTCCCAGCCGAGGAGATCGGTGCGTAGGGCAACGGCTTCGGGGGACAGGTCGTCGAGGTCGGTGAGGAGGTCGAGGACGGCGCCGGCCGAGCCGAGGAACGTGTCGGTGTGGATGGACGGCATGTCGTCGACGGACCAGTCGGTGCGCGCGTTGACCAGTTCGCGGATCCGGCGGGCGCGGTGCGGCGCCGCGAACTCGACGCCCAGAGGTGCCGCGAGTTCACGGGCGTTCGCCATCACGGCGGGACCGTCGACGGCCTCCCGCGGCATCGGGTCGTGCCACCCGTCCCACTGATGCTCAACTTCCCACGCTGGGACGACCCGCAACCGGTTGCTCGGATGCCGCCGAGGCACCAGGCCCGCCGTCCGGTGCAGTAACCCGCCCGCGGTATCGGCCGCGAGCACCACGTTCACCGGCTCCACCCAGTCGTCGAACGCCGAATCGACATCCGCCACGGTAGTTGCCCGAAGCAACCGAGCCATCACCTCGAAACCCAGTCGGCCCGTCACCCGCGGCGGGTAGCGCAGGGAGGTCGCCAACTCCACCTCCGCGCCGCCGGCGCCGCTCATGATCACCGGACCACGGTCGGTCTCGATCACCTCGACCTCGATCGGGTCGGCGTCCGCGACCTCCACCAGCTCGTTCTGCACCGACGCCGGCTTCCAGCCGTCCGGGCCGAGAGCCTCGACGCCGGAGGCGGTTCGCCGGAGCTGTTCGGCGTACAGGTCCTGGTAGTCGGCCATCGCGTTCGTGATCGCCCACGCGACGCCGCCGGTATGCCCGAAGTGGGCCAGACCGGGGATACCGGGGACGGCGAGCCCCAGCACGTCGTACTCCGGGCACGTCAGCCGGATCTGCTGGTAGACACCCGGGCTCTCGATGTACCGGTGTGGATCGCCTGCCACGATCGCCTGCCCTGAGGCAGTGTGCGACCCGGGGATCAGCCACCCGTTGCTGCCGGCACCATGCGGCCCTTCCGACGTGAACAGATCGAGCGCGTCCTCACCGAGATGCCGCGCGACGTGAGTCCGCCACAGCTTCGTGGGGAACCCGGCGAACAACACATGCACCGCGAGCCAGATCCCGAGCGGCGTCCACGGCTCCCACTCCTGCAGCGTCAACCCGGTCTCGGCGAACTCGGGCGCCCGCGCCGCGCCGCCCGGCAACGCATGGTTCACGCCCTCGACGTACGCCGTGACCCAGTCGCGCGTGTCGTCGTCGAGTGCCTCGAAGCACCGCTGCGCCGTGTCCGCCAACCGCGCCTGCCGCGCGAACACATCCCACCCGGCCGCTTCGGCGCCGAGGAACGCGGCGGTCGTCCCGAGATACCGGCGGCGTTCGAGTTCGATCTGCCAGGCCCGGTCGCGGGCCGCGTTGACACCTTGCAGATACACCAGCGCGAGAGGGTCGCCGGCTTCGAGCTGCGGCACCCCGTACGTGTCCCGGAACACTCTCGCATTCACAACGCGCCTCGTTTCAGTTAGGTTAGGCTGCGCTAACTTACGCAGCAACAATCCGTCGCCGCAAGAGCATTGTCGCTGGAGGTGTGGAGTGGGGCACGGCTGGGAAGGCGTGGTGCTCAAGCTGTTTCGCGGGAAGGACTTCGTCTTCACCGTGACGGGTGCCGAACAGGTCACCGAGCGCTACCGCCGGGTGCATTTCACCGACGGCGGTCTGCTGGAAGCGATCGGCGTACACCCGACCATGTGGGTGCGGTTGTGGTTCGACAACGCGGGCAAGCCGCACCAGCGCGCGTACACGCTGGTCGATCCGGACGTCGAGGCCGGCACGTTCAGCCTGGAGTTCGCGCTGCACGACGGTTGCGCGAGCGACTGGTCCCGCAAGGCCGAGCCGGGTGACGCCATCGAGGCGACCGTGCAGGGGACCGGGTTCGAGGTGCCGGACCCGTTGCCGCCGCGGATGCTGGTGATCGGCGACCCGGCCTCGCTGCCCGCGATCAACTCGCTGCTCGCGGTCGCCCCGAAGCTGCCGACGACGATCTGGTTCGAGACCACCCACGATCTCGACCATGAGCTGCCGTTCCGGATCGACCCGGAGCATCACGATGTCCGCAGGATCCCCCGGGCGGAGATGGTCGAGAACGTGAAGGCGGATCTCAAGGACGCGATCGGCCCCGACGCGTTCGTGTGGATCGCCTGTGACACCGCGACCACGCGGGCGCTCACGTCGTACGTCGTGAAGGATCTCGCCGTACCGAAGCATCGGGTGAAGTCCCTCGGCTACTGGAAGGCCGCGTAGCCTTGCGGTCGTGATCACGCCGCTCGACCTCGTCGACCGCACGCTCGCCGAGCGACTGCTCGCGATCCAGCACGCCGCGTACGCGGTCGAGGCCGAGCTGATCGGCTTCGACGGCATCCCGCCGCTGCAGGAAGACTTGGCCGGACTGATGGCCGCGCCGGAGCATTGGCTGGGCAGGTACGACGGAGAGACCCTGGTCGGCGCGGTCGCGTACGAGTTCCCGGACGACGACACCGTCGAGATCTCCCGGCTGATCGTCGATCCCGCCCATGCCCGCCGCGGCCATGGGCGCGCGTTGCTCGACCACCTCGACCAGCTGGAGCTGCGACCGGTCAGCCTCGTCTCCACCGGTAGCGCGAACACTCCGGCCGTCACCCTCTACAAGTCCCGCGGCTACGCGGAGCTAGGTCAGGTCGAGGTTGCCCCCGGCATCTACCTCACGCAGTTCCGGCGCGCGTCCTGATCTGCTCGAAGCCGTAGTAGACCGCGAGCAGGAAGACGAGCAGCAGGGTCACCTGGGCGGAGACGAACGACACCGCGATGCAGGCTCCGTAGATCACCGTGCCGAACGAATACCTGATCAGCGACTTCCGCACCTGCGCGCTGTCCATCTCGTGGTCGACCAGGTGCTTGCGCAGGACGTGCCACCAGATCGCGCTGAAGGCGATCGCGGCCAGGGTCAGGTTCGCGCTGTAGACGGCCGCGGCGACGTTGGCGTTGATCGAGTCGTCCTCGAGGTGCTCCGCGAACATGCTGGTCGGGAACGGCAGCAACGTGACCCACAGCAACAGCAGCAGGTTGAGGAACATCAGCCCACGGTCGGCCCGCTTGATCTCGCGGAACATCGAGTGGTGGTTGACCCACATGATGCCGAGGATCGCGAAGCTGGTCAGGTACGCCGCGAACTGCGGCCACTCGTCCACCAGCGCGGGCCACAGCCGCTGCCCCTCCTCGAGTTCGGGGCTGTGCAGTTCGAGGACGAGAAGGGTGATCGCGATCGCGAAGACGCCGTCGCTGAACGCTTCCAGCCGGTTGGTCTCCGCAGGGTCGGACTGAGTACTCACGGCCACACAGTCTGAACTACTACACCGGTGAACGGGCCGCTGACGTGATCGCCTTCAGCGTAATCAATCTGTCCCGAAAGCATCGAGGGCGCGGATCTTGTTGGTGACGTCGAGCGCCGCGACCTTGTAGGCCTCCGACAACGTCGGATAGTTGAGGACGGTGTCGACCAGGTAGTCGACCGTGCCGCCGCAGCCCATGATCGCCTGCCCGATGTGGACCAGGTCGGTCGCATTGGTGCCGAACACATGAACGCCGAGCAGAGTGCGGTCCTCGGTCGAGACGAGCAGTTTGAGCATTCCGTAGGTGTCGCCGAGGATCTGCCCGCGGGCCAGTTCGCGGTACCGCGAGACACCCACCTCGTACGGGACCGACGAGCGCGTCAGCTCCTCCTCGGTGGCGCCGCAGTACGAGACCTCGGGGATCGTGTAGATGCCGATCGGCTGCAGCCCGGCCAGCTCCCGGGCCGGTTCCCCGAAGGCGTGGTACGCCGCCAGCCGGCCCTGATCCATGCTGTTCGCGGCGAGCGCCGGGAAGCCGATCACGTCGCCGACGGCGTAGATGTGCTCGACGGTGGTCCGGTAGTGCTCGTCCACCTTGATCCGGCCACGCGCGTCCGCCTCGAGCCCGGCGGCGGTCAGGTTCAGTTCGTCCGTGACGCCCTGCCGGCCCGCTGAGTACATCACCATCTCGGCCGGGATCCGCTTGCCGCTGGCCAGCGAGGTGACCGTGCCGCGGTCGGAGACCTCGACCCGCTCGACCTCCTCGCCGAACCGGAACGTGACGGCCTGGTCGCGGAGATGGAACTTCAGCGACTCGACCACTTCGGGATCGCAGAACTCCAGCATCCGGTCGCGTTTCTCGACCACCGTGACCCGCGTCCCGAGCGCGGCGAACATCGACGCGTACTCGATCCCGATCACGCCGGCTCCGACCACGACCATCGAACCTGGGACCTTCTCGAGCTGGAGGATCGCATCGGAGTCGAGCACGTGCCGGTTGTCGAACTCGATCTGCGGCGGCCGGGCCGGCCGGGTGCCGGTGGCGATCACGAACTTCTCAGCGGTGACCGTGCTGGTCTCACCTCGCCCGGACCCGACTACCTGGACCGTGTGCTCGTCGACGAAGCCGGCGGTGCCGTGCAGCAGTTCGACGTGGTTCCGGAGCAGTTGGGACCGCACCACCTCGACCTCGCGGCCGACGACGTGCTGGGTCCGGGCCATCAGGTCGGCGATGGTGATCTCGGACTTCACCCGGTAGCTGGCGCCGTACAGATCGCGCAGCGCCATCCCGGTCAGGTACAGGACGGCTTCGCGCAGC from Kribbella sp. NBC_00709 carries:
- a CDS encoding GNAT family N-acetyltransferase yields the protein MNARVFRDTYGVPQLEAGDPLALVYLQGVNAARDRAWQIELERRRYLGTTAAFLGAEAAGWDVFARQARLADTAQRCFEALDDDTRDWVTAYVEGVNHALPGGAARAPEFAETGLTLQEWEPWTPLGIWLAVHVLFAGFPTKLWRTHVARHLGEDALDLFTSEGPHGAGSNGWLIPGSHTASGQAIVAGDPHRYIESPGVYQQIRLTCPEYDVLGLAVPGIPGLAHFGHTGGVAWAITNAMADYQDLYAEQLRRTASGVEALGPDGWKPASVQNELVEVADADPIEVEVIETDRGPVIMSGAGGAEVELATSLRYPPRVTGRLGFEVMARLLRATTVADVDSAFDDWVEPVNVVLAADTAGGLLHRTAGLVPRRHPSNRLRVVPAWEVEHQWDGWHDPMPREAVDGPAVMANARELAAPLGVEFAAPHRARRIRELVNARTDWSVDDMPSIHTDTFLGSAGAVLDLLTDLDDLSPEAVALRTDLLGWDRHMDAASTTASSYAALRKALISRLTDHFTVLENAEVAELFAPWMDPLTHVSYALESLIDARLPSINLTWLARESLEEVAARKPRPPWGETHQLSPLHALRGPVFARDEEPLDLGLSGDHHCVLSTSSLPGLTDVCIRASAARYAWDLADRTASSWVVPLGASGVLGDPHHHDQLPMWLQGSLAPAVGAVAREDRGYTVEMEGFGTVQLEEADPVRDLDLIHEWVTAERATYWGMGGLSRAEIAGIYEFLDSVPTHHVYVVRLVGVPVALLQTYDPRADPAGAAYDVEAGDLGLHLLIAPGDPRSGFTANLLKALAQFVFVHLGHPRLVVEPDVRNTRAIERFHRTGFTLGPETKISQPDGTTKTAQLAFLRRSQFHADQ
- a CDS encoding siderophore-interacting protein translates to MLKLFRGKDFVFTVTGAEQVTERYRRVHFTDGGLLEAIGVHPTMWVRLWFDNAGKPHQRAYTLVDPDVEAGTFSLEFALHDGCASDWSRKAEPGDAIEATVQGTGFEVPDPLPPRMLVIGDPASLPAINSLLAVAPKLPTTIWFETTHDLDHELPFRIDPEHHDVRRIPRAEMVENVKADLKDAIGPDAFVWIACDTATTRALTSYVVKDLAVPKHRVKSLGYWKAA
- a CDS encoding GNAT family N-acetyltransferase, whose protein sequence is MITPLDLVDRTLAERLLAIQHAAYAVEAELIGFDGIPPLQEDLAGLMAAPEHWLGRYDGETLVGAVAYEFPDDDTVEISRLIVDPAHARRGHGRALLDHLDQLELRPVSLVSTGSANTPAVTLYKSRGYAELGQVEVAPGIYLTQFRRAS
- a CDS encoding TMEM175 family protein, whose product is MSTQSDPAETNRLEAFSDGVFAIAITLLVLELHSPELEEGQRLWPALVDEWPQFAAYLTSFAILGIMWVNHHSMFREIKRADRGLMFLNLLLLLWVTLLPFPTSMFAEHLEDDSINANVAAAVYSANLTLAAIAFSAIWWHVLRKHLVDHEMDSAQVRKSLIRYSFGTVIYGACIAVSFVSAQVTLLLVFLLAVYYGFEQIRTRAGTA
- the sthA gene encoding Si-specific NAD(P)(+) transhydrogenase, giving the protein MYDYDLVVIGSGPGGQKAAIAGAKLGKRVAVVERISMLGGVCVNTGTIPSKTLREAVLYLTGMALRDLYGASYRVKSEITIADLMARTQHVVGREVEVVRSQLLRNHVELLHGTAGFVDEHTVQVVGSGRGETSTVTAEKFVIATGTRPARPPQIEFDNRHVLDSDAILQLEKVPGSMVVVGAGVIGIEYASMFAALGTRVTVVEKRDRMLEFCDPEVVESLKFHLRDQAVTFRFGEEVERVEVSDRGTVTSLASGKRIPAEMVMYSAGRQGVTDELNLTAAGLEADARGRIKVDEHYRTTVEHIYAVGDVIGFPALAANSMDQGRLAAYHAFGEPARELAGLQPIGIYTIPEVSYCGATEEELTRSSVPYEVGVSRYRELARGQILGDTYGMLKLLVSTEDRTLLGVHVFGTNATDLVHIGQAIMGCGGTVDYLVDTVLNYPTLSEAYKVAALDVTNKIRALDAFGTD